The genomic DNA GGCAGGCTTCCGACGCCCAGGCCGCCCTTGAACGGTTGCAACGCCACTTCACGGCCACAGGGCAACGGGTATCGCTCCTGGCAAGCGCCAGCGAATTTTGCGAGGCGTCGGCCTTGCTACACGGCCAGAGCATTTGCGGCGCGGTCAGAGCCTACCTGGCGACGGTCGCCAGCGTGACCCGCAAGGACGTTGCCGAGGCAGTTGAAGAATTGATTGCCTCAGAGCAGCCCCGAACAGTGGCAATCGAAGGCCAAAGGGCGCAGGTCTCCATGAAGTACGCTTACAACGGGGCGATCATGCTCCGGCGATTTGCCAGCGCATTCCCGGCCACTGCGGTTTGCGACCTTGGCAGGCAGCATCTCGATGCCTTCATCGCCAGCTTGGCTACAGTCAGCGGCAAGCAGGGGCCGGTGAAGTCGGCCAAGGCCAGGAACCATTATCGCGCGGTTGTCCGCCACTTCCTGACTTGGGCTGTGCGCAAGGATTACCTGCAGCCGAACCATCGCCTCAATGAAGCCGATAAAATGCGCCCCGAGCACGCCAACACCGCGGAGGTTCAGATTTATACGCCAACACAATTCCGGGCGCTGCTCGAGGCCGCACAAGGGCCATCCCGGGCGATGATTGCCATTGGCGGCCTGGCCGGTTTGCGCACCCAAGAATTGTTGCGGCTCGATTGGGCGGACCTTTGGCGCGTGGCGGGCCATATCGAAGTGACAGCGCAGAAGGCAAAGACGCGCCAGCGTCGCCTGGTGCCCATCTGCCCTGCCTTGGCCGCGTGGTTGCGAC from Verrucomicrobiia bacterium includes the following:
- a CDS encoding site-specific integrase, which translates into the protein MRFPQRLRHNGKGKALATIYKRADCYRLYWRCRVDGKPVSRSKDFALYSEAAGEGATLVKQLARADKAATFSPGQASDAQAALERLQRHFTATGQRVSLLASASEFCEASALLHGQSICGAVRAYLATVASVTRKDVAEAVEELIASEQPRTVAIEGQRAQVSMKYAYNGAIMLRRFASAFPATAVCDLGRQHLDAFIASLATVSGKQGPVKSAKARNHYRAVVRHFLTWAVRKDYLQPNHRLNEADKMRPEHANTAEVQIYTPTQFRALLEAAQGPSRAMIAIGGLAGLRTQELLRLDWADLWRVAGHIEVTAQKAKTRQRRLVPICPALAAWLRPFRQFAQRASALTKRRELAKTCREALRCRWCGRKDNGLRHSFCSYAFALHGEIQAAQQAGHAPGMLHANYKSLATAKEARAWFAVRPAKGEGNVITLPARQEGQ